A region of the Leucobacter komagatae genome:
AGCCCAGTTGCGTGACGCCAAATGACATTGCACTAGCACCAGGCCGGCACACGAGCACTCCAGGAGCAGCCCCGCTAGACCGTGAGCACGACCTTGCCGGTCGTCGCCCTCCCCTCGAGTGCGCGGTGCGCGTCGGCGGCCTCCGCGAGCGGGAACGATGCGCCCACCCGCAGGTCGAGTGTGCTCGCCTTCAACGCGCCAAACAGCTCGCCGTAGCGCCAGGCGCGTTCCTCGGCACTGCGGAGGAAGAACGCAAGCGAGGGCCGCGTCACGCTCAGGGCCCCTGCGGCATTCAGCCGCTGCAGGTCGAAGGGCGGCACCGGCCCGCTCGCGCCGCCGAACAGCACCATGTTGCCACGCACCTTCAGCGCACGCAGCGAGTCATCAAACGTGTCTTTGCCGACGCCGTCATACACGACCGAGACGCCAACGCCGTCGGTGAGTTCACGGGCGCGTTCTGCGAAGCCCTCGTACGGGATCGCCTCGAACGCTCCGGCGGCACGACTGAGCTCGCGCTTCTCCTCAGTCGAGGCCGTGGTGATGACCCGAACATCACGTGCGGCGAGCAGCTGGGTGAGCAGCAGGCCGACGCCGCCAGCACCGGCGTGCAGCAGCACGGTCTCGCCCGCCTCCGGGCGCGACGAAGAATTCCCGAGGTAGTGAGCAGTGAGCCCCTGCAGTGGGAGCGCCGCGGCCCGCTCATCGGTGAGCACCTCCGCGAGCGAATCGGGCACGCGCACCGCGGCCTCGGCGGCAACGACGAACTGCTCGGCGTAGCTCGCGCGTGCCTCGGCCGTCACGATGCGGTCGCCGGTTTCGAAGCCCTCGACGCCCTCGCCGATGGCGGCGACGCGCCCCGTTGCCTCGGCGCCGGGGGTAAACGGGAACGAAACGGGGTAGAGCCCAGACCGCTGGTAGGTCTCG
Encoded here:
- a CDS encoding quinone oxidoreductase family protein, coding for MRAIIANQSGGPEVLELAEAPAPQAGPGEILVETAAVGVNFIETYQRSGLYPVSFPFTPGAEATGRVAAIGEGVEGFETGDRIVTAEARASYAEQFVVAAEAAVRVPDSLAEVLTDERAAALPLQGLTAHYLGNSSSRPEAGETVLLHAGAGGVGLLLTQLLAARDVRVITTASTEEKRELSRAAGAFEAIPYEGFAERARELTDGVGVSVVYDGVGKDTFDDSLRALKVRGNMVLFGGASGPVPPFDLQRLNAAGALSVTRPSLAFFLRSAEERAWRYGELFGALKASTLDLRVGASFPLAEAADAHRALEGRATTGKVVLTV